In the Leptotrichia sp. oral taxon 212 genome, one interval contains:
- a CDS encoding AraC family transcriptional regulator codes for MRMIEGFNKTIDYIESAMKDEIDEKKILELSGYSYAMFRRIFSILTETTLSEYIRARKLTEAAKKIRETDEKIIELAFEYGYDSPDSFGLAFKNFHGYTPSEVRKGKPFRAVSRVRLMLTVKGGNNMNITIQKKEAFKVAGINAKNIEPSSCPEVWKELFSKYSPEKLENLGNGQSYGMCHDMKNTKKINYMACYDVRDIEKAEEMGLEIVEVAAAEYAVVELTGKIPDSIHAGWKYVFEVFFPEQGYRHSGKPDFEVYLEEDMYSETYKMELWIPIVKE; via the coding sequence ATGAGAATGATTGAAGGATTTAATAAAACCATTGATTATATTGAAAGTGCCATGAAAGATGAAATCGATGAAAAGAAGATTTTAGAACTGTCTGGCTATTCATATGCTATGTTCCGCAGGATATTTTCAATTCTTACTGAAACAACTTTATCCGAGTATATAAGAGCAAGGAAGCTGACTGAAGCGGCAAAGAAGATTCGTGAAACAGATGAGAAAATAATAGAATTGGCATTTGAATACGGCTATGATTCACCTGATTCATTTGGACTGGCTTTTAAGAATTTTCATGGATATACTCCTTCAGAAGTGAGAAAAGGAAAGCCTTTCCGTGCAGTTTCACGAGTAAGGCTCATGTTAACAGTCAAAGGAGGAAATAATATGAATATTACCATTCAGAAAAAGGAAGCATTTAAAGTTGCAGGAATAAATGCAAAGAATATAGAGCCGTCATCCTGTCCGGAAGTGTGGAAGGAGCTGTTTTCAAAATATTCCCCTGAGAAACTTGAAAATCTTGGAAACGGTCAAAGCTACGGAATGTGTCATGATATGAAAAATACCAAAAAAATCAACTATATGGCATGTTATGATGTAAGGGATATAGAAAAGGCAGAGGAAATGGGTCTTGAAATTGTGGAAGTGGCTGCAGCTGAATATGCAGTCGTGGAACTTACAGGAAAAATACCTGATTCAATCCATGCAGGCTGGAAATACGTATTTGAAGTGTTTTTTCCTGAACAGGGATACAGGCATTCAGGAAAACCTGATTTTGAAGTCTACTTAGAAGAGGATATGTATAGTGAAACATATAAAATGGAGCTCTGGATTCCTATAGTGAAGGAATAG
- the pckA gene encoding phosphoenolpyruvate carboxykinase (ATP) → MKTYGLKKLGLFNPKEVYRNLTPTKLVEMAIQRGEGVLSSTGALSVTTGKYTGRSPEDKFVVDTPDIHNKIAWGSVNRPIEKEKFDLIYGKLISYLQNREIFIFDGLAGADPTCRKKFRIVNEMASQNLFIHQLLIRPTEDELNNYGKEDFTIIAAPGFQCNPELDGTHSEAAIIINFEKKIGIICGSRYSGEIKKMVFCVMNLLMPDLDVLPMHCSANIDPVSGETAVFFGLSGTGKTTLSTDPNRKLIGDDEHGWSDHGIFNFEGGCYAKCINLKEKYEPEIYHAIKFGSLVENVVMDPKTQEFDFKDKSLTENTRVGYPISYISNAQIPGVGGIPSVVIFLTADAFGVLPPISRLDKNAAMYHFITGFTSKLAGTERGVTEPQPTFSTCFGEPFMPLNPAVYAEMFGKKIEKYNTKVFLINTGWSGGPYGIGSRIDLRNTRAMVTAVLNGELDNVEYRHDEIFNVEVPQYCPNVPCEILNPADTWDNKEAYYSYAKKLAKMFQENFEKKYPNMPVYIAEAGPKA, encoded by the coding sequence ATGAAAACTTATGGTTTAAAAAAATTGGGACTTTTCAATCCAAAAGAAGTATACCGTAATCTCACTCCTACAAAACTTGTAGAAATGGCTATACAGAGAGGTGAAGGAGTATTGTCAAGTACAGGTGCATTATCTGTAACAACTGGAAAATATACAGGGCGTTCCCCTGAAGATAAATTTGTCGTTGATACTCCTGATATTCATAATAAGATAGCGTGGGGAAGTGTAAACAGACCTATTGAAAAGGAAAAATTTGACCTTATATATGGGAAACTTATTTCCTATCTGCAGAACAGGGAAATATTTATTTTTGATGGGCTTGCAGGAGCCGACCCTACATGCAGAAAAAAATTCAGGATAGTAAATGAAATGGCAAGTCAGAATCTCTTTATACACCAGCTTTTAATAAGACCGACAGAAGATGAACTGAATAATTATGGAAAGGAAGACTTTACAATTATTGCGGCACCTGGATTCCAATGTAATCCGGAACTTGACGGGACACATTCTGAGGCTGCAATTATTATTAATTTTGAAAAGAAAATAGGAATTATATGCGGTTCAAGATATTCAGGAGAAATCAAGAAAATGGTATTCTGTGTTATGAATCTCCTGATGCCTGATCTGGACGTGCTTCCTATGCACTGTTCTGCAAACATAGATCCTGTATCAGGAGAAACTGCCGTATTCTTTGGGCTTTCAGGAACAGGAAAAACAACACTTTCAACAGATCCAAACCGAAAACTCATAGGTGATGATGAACATGGATGGTCTGATCATGGAATATTCAATTTTGAAGGAGGGTGTTATGCAAAATGTATAAACCTCAAGGAAAAATACGAACCTGAAATCTATCATGCAATAAAATTTGGAAGCCTTGTGGAAAATGTGGTAATGGATCCGAAAACACAGGAATTCGACTTTAAGGACAAGAGCCTGACCGAAAATACAAGGGTCGGATATCCTATCAGCTATATTTCAAATGCACAGATTCCTGGAGTTGGAGGAATACCTTCAGTTGTAATATTCCTGACAGCTGATGCATTTGGTGTCCTGCCGCCGATATCAAGACTGGATAAAAATGCTGCAATGTACCATTTTATAACAGGATTTACATCAAAGCTTGCAGGAACTGAAAGAGGAGTTACAGAGCCTCAGCCGACATTTTCAACTTGTTTTGGGGAGCCTTTCATGCCGTTAAATCCTGCCGTTTATGCAGAAATGTTCGGTAAAAAGATTGAAAAATATAATACAAAGGTGTTCCTCATAAATACAGGATGGTCTGGAGGACCTTACGGAATAGGAAGCAGAATAGATTTAAGAAATACAAGGGCAATGGTAACAGCGGTATTGAACGGGGAGCTTGATAATGTAGAGTACAGACATGATGAAATCTTTAATGTGGAAGTTCCTCAATACTGTCCAAATGTTCCATGTGAAATACTGAATCCTGCTGACAC
- a CDS encoding class I SAM-dependent methyltransferase — protein MNNYIKLNENRWNNVKNDYTEPLTHEELEEVRNNPISVALTVGKKVPKEWFEKANGKKILGLACGGGQQGPVFAIKGYDVTIMDFSKSQLQRDDMVAKREGLKINTVQGDMTKPFPFENETFDIIFNPVSNVYVEDLENIYKEASRVLKKGGLLMVGFMNPWIYMYDADIVWDKPDEELLLKFSIPFNSKELEEEGKITINPEYGYEFSHTLETQIRGQLKNGLAMIDFYESCDKRHRLSRYGNDYIATLCIKL, from the coding sequence ATGAACAATTATATAAAATTAAATGAAAATAGATGGAATAATGTAAAAAATGACTATACTGAGCCATTGACACATGAAGAATTAGAAGAAGTTAGAAATAATCCAATTTCTGTTGCATTAACTGTTGGGAAAAAAGTTCCGAAAGAATGGTTTGAAAAAGCAAACGGAAAAAAGATATTAGGTTTAGCTTGTGGTGGTGGACAGCAGGGTCCAGTTTTTGCTATAAAAGGTTATGATGTAACCATAATGGATTTTTCTAAATCACAATTACAAAGAGATGATATGGTTGCTAAAAGAGAAGGCTTAAAAATCAATACAGTTCAAGGCGATATGACAAAACCATTTCCATTTGAAAATGAAACTTTTGATATTATTTTTAATCCGGTTTCAAATGTATATGTAGAAGATTTAGAAAACATATATAAAGAAGCCTCTCGAGTATTGAAAAAGGGTGGACTGTTAATGGTCGGATTTATGAATCCTTGGATATACATGTATGATGCTGACATTGTATGGGACAAACCCGATGAGGAATTACTTTTAAAGTTTTCAATACCTTTTAATTCAAAAGAGCTTGAAGAGGAAGGCAAGATAACCATAAATCCAGAATATGGATATGAATTTAGCCATACCTTAGAAACTCAGATTAGAGGACAACTTAAAAATGGTCTCGCTATGATAGATTTTTATGAATCATGTGATAAAAGACATAGATTATCACGTTATGGAAATGACTATATAGCTACACTCTGCATTAAACTATAA